The genomic region GAGACGGGATCAGCCGTGAACGGGGCGTAATCGATCCGACACCGGCCGGCAGTCACAGGTGGACGGTGTCCAGTTCACGCCGCTGGGCGCGTTTCGGCGCGACGACGCCACGAGACACCGGCCGGTCGCGGTCTCCCATCAGCCGGGCGGCTGTCTGTCCGGAACGTTTAGAGGAAACCGACGCCTAGAGTTCGCTCGTTGCACATGACCGGGACGGACTGCCAGTGCAAGGTCGGCCGCGGCGTCGAGGACTTCGGTCTCGACGGGATACACGACGATCTGGTCCGTCGCTGGTGTGGCGACGGGCGGGAGCGACAGAGCCTCCGTGAACTGGCGACCTACTTCAACAGGCGACTGCTGGGCTCGGCGGTCGAGTCGGCCGACGAGGCACCGCTATCGGGCGAAGTGTCGAACCTCTACCGACTGCTGACGGACGACGACGTGAGCAGCGGGGTCCGGACCCAGACCCGCCGTCGCCTCGAGACCGCTGGCGTACCGGTCGAGGCGGTCGAGTCGGCCTTCGTCTCCCACCAGACCGTTCACACGCATCTGACGGAGTGTCTCGGCGTCTCTCGGGAGACGGAGGCGGACGACCCCGAATCACGCCGGCGCGCGGATCGGGATCGAATCCGCGCGCTCCAGAGTCGCACGGAAGCCGTCACGACGGACGCGCTCGAACGGCTTCGCGACTCGGAGGCGCTCGCGCTGGCCGACTTCGACGTGCTCGTCGACGTGACCGTCCTCTGTGACGAGTGCGGCCGCCAGCACGACGTGGGCTCGCTGCTCGATCGGGGCGGCTGTGACTGTCAGGAGTGACCCGCTCACCCGACCCGGTTGTGCTTTCCAGTCGTACGGCTGTAAAGGCGGTCGTACCTGTGTAAGGGAGCGCCTACCGGCCGAATATGTCAGACGCACGTCGGACGCGCCGGGCCGCTGTAACCGGACTGTAACAAAAGGTTTTGTGCGAGTAGTCATACCCTTCGAAGCATGGACACGGTAGAGTCGGCCGAAGTCGTCGAGGCCGACGTCCGGAACGTCGGCGGCATCGACCGGACACGGTGTACGTTCGAACCGGGCGTAACGGTACTGACAGGGGAGAACGCGACCAACCGGACCTCGTTTCTCACCTCGCTGATGGCGGCGCTGGGCAGCGACCGCGCGACGCTGAAAAGCGACGCGGACGAGGGCGAGGTTCGGCTCTCGTTCGACGGCGAGACGTACACGCGAACCTTCGAACGGACCGACGGGCGGGTGAGCACCGGAGGCGATCCGTACCTCGAGGACGCGACCGTCGCCGATCTGTTCGCCTTCCTGCTGGAGTCGAACGAGGCGCGGCGCGCGGTCCGGTCGGGATCGGATCTGC from Halorientalis sp. IM1011 harbors:
- the rdfA gene encoding rod-determining factor RdfA, which gives rise to MTGTDCQCKVGRGVEDFGLDGIHDDLVRRWCGDGRERQSLRELATYFNRRLLGSAVESADEAPLSGEVSNLYRLLTDDDVSSGVRTQTRRRLETAGVPVEAVESAFVSHQTVHTHLTECLGVSRETEADDPESRRRADRDRIRALQSRTEAVTTDALERLRDSEALALADFDVLVDVTVLCDECGRQHDVGSLLDRGGCDCQE